In Taeniopygia guttata chromosome 2, bTaeGut7.mat, whole genome shotgun sequence, one genomic interval encodes:
- the LOC140682358 gene encoding uncharacterized protein, translating into MVKFLSAACHKKEPLSLAPSGALGAPSPRNNPGLLHRTNPYTGCPNRHLWTLALPETGTHQPQLKEHGSPAGPAAATGGEERLAWTPPVTAGAGQRLAGPGPALLPSRPPGRLAGRAAAPVPLQGLAPPRARGAQQTKGAEAGAAAREEGGGQVTNRTGPIHGSPSIAPALRAQRCGEGGAGPRSARCPGDAHPVEAAVSRSRCGPLPGHLGGAARPAPAPGLGGEQSPGVAERHSPRGRRRRSWLCCCFRGARPGFGSGSLPRRAAASLFLAPPPLPPPPLPPPLRPRRGARGRRARDGRRLPQARLRLRRPRTARRRQEGRGHPRSVLRLPGRPCRPADSTSPLRPFPYLGLGASPRARSRLAAAGNPRGAAGSRAGMAAGRRSGFVSPGPFSSLPQRSGV; encoded by the exons ATGG TCAAGTTCTTAAGCGCTGCCTGTCATAAAAAGGAGCCTCTCTCGCTCGCCCCTTCGGGAGCTCTCGGCGCACCCTCACCTCGCAACAACCCGGGGCTCCTCCACCGCACAAATCCCTACACCGGCTGCCCAAATCGCCACCTCTGGACACTCGCCCTGCCGGAGACGGGGACACACCAGCCTCAACTGAAG GAGCACGGGAGCCCGGCGGGCCCCGCTGCCGCGACTGGCGGGGAAGAGAGGCTGGCCTGGACCCCTCCTGTCACGGCGGGGGCTGGGCAGCGCCTCGCCGGCCCGGGCCCGGCGCTGCTTCcctcccgcccgcccggccgccTCGCAGGCCGCGCCGCGGCCCCGGTGCCTCTGCAGGGCCTGGCACCGCCGCGGGCTCGGGGAGCCCAGCAAACAAAGGGAGCCGAGGCCGGGGCCGCGGCCCGCGAAGAGGGCGGCGGGCAAGTGACGAACCGCACCGGCCCAATCCACGGCTCCCCCTCCATCGCACCGGCCCTCCGCGCCCAGCGGTGCGGGGAGGGGGGCGCCGGGCCGCGAAGCGCCCGCTGCCCCGGGGACGCTCACCCGGTGGAGGCCGCGGTGTCCCGCTCCCGGTGCGGGCCTCTTCCCGGGCACCTCGGCGGTGCGGCCCGGCCTGCGCCGGCTCCCGGGCTAGGCGGGGAGCAATCACCGGGGGTGGCGGAGCGGCACTCACCgagggggaggagaaggaggagctgGCTCTGCTGTTGCTTtcgcggggcccggcccggcttCGGCTCTGGCTCCCTCCCTCGCCGTGCCGCCGCCTCCCTGTTCCtggcgccgccgccgcttcctCCGCCTCCTCTGCCCCCACCCCTCCGTCCTCGGAGGGGCGCACGGGGGCGGCGAGCCCGCGATGGCCGCCGCCTGCCGCAGGCACGGCTACGGCTGCGGCGCCCGCGCACGGCCCGGCGGCGGCAGGAGGGCCGCGGGCATCCCCGCTCCGTCCTCCGCCTGCCCGGCCGCCCCTGCCGCCCGGCGGACTCCACCAGCCCTCTGCGGCCCTTCCCTTACTTGGGTCTGGGCGCCTCGCCCCGGGCTCGTTCCCGCTTAGCGGCCGCGGGAAACCCGCGGGGGGCGGCCGGGAGCCGCGCTGGAATGGCAGCAGGGAGGCGGTCTGGCTTTGTTAGCCCCGGccctttctcctctctcccccagCGCTCCGGTGTGTGA